In Chitinophaga nivalis, a single genomic region encodes these proteins:
- a CDS encoding toxin-antitoxin system YwqK family antitoxin gives MIVVSGIAQGKINQKDAQQRKQGRWIEEVGEIRGEPGFSWEGDYRNGRKEGVWKKTSAGGNLIAEETYKNNVLDGYCRYYYPNGKRSEEGLFIATEIEGQRDTIQIIDPITGAETPTEIIRKGNSVRHGTWKLYDEETGKMEKAYFNRGETTTAGELGDSDSTAVAPAAAKPAPLRLPHEAAGKSRKKGQ, from the coding sequence TTGATAGTTGTAAGCGGGATCGCTCAGGGAAAAATCAATCAGAAAGACGCGCAGCAGCGTAAGCAGGGGCGTTGGATAGAGGAAGTAGGAGAGATCCGGGGCGAACCGGGCTTTTCCTGGGAAGGGGATTATCGTAATGGACGTAAGGAAGGGGTGTGGAAGAAAACATCCGCAGGGGGCAACCTGATTGCGGAGGAGACTTATAAGAACAATGTCCTGGATGGCTATTGCAGGTACTATTATCCCAATGGCAAGCGCAGTGAAGAGGGATTATTTATTGCCACGGAAATAGAAGGGCAGCGGGATACGATCCAGATCATAGATCCGATTACCGGTGCAGAAACACCTACAGAGATTATCCGGAAGGGCAACTCGGTGAGACATGGCACCTGGAAATTGTATGATGAAGAAACCGGTAAAATGGAGAAGGCTTATTTTAACCGGGGTGAGACGACAACAGCCGGAGAGCTGGGCGACAGCGACAGTACAGCAGTAGCGCCGGCTGCCGCCAAACCGGCACCTTTGCGTTTGCCCCATGAAGCCGCAGGAAAGTCGCGCAAGAAGGGCCAGTAA
- the glgB gene encoding 1,4-alpha-glucan branching protein GlgB: protein MIGNINRTLQVVEPFSLFSSGDITLFQAGSHYRLYEKFGAHPVEYEGAQGTYFAVWAPDAAFVAVMGDFNGWDHYSHTLFPRWDSSGIWEGFVPGVQPGFLYKYFIRSHNGEELEKGDPFAFYWEVRPKTAAIVHALDYEWDDKKWMSHRGQHNSLKSPYAVYEVHLASWRRPDPLNPEAVYSYQEIADMLVPYVKEMGFTHVELMPVMEHPFDGSWGYQLTGYFAATARHGTPQDLMEMIEAFHLAGIGVILDWVPSHFPGDAHGLFRFDGSHTYEYADMRKGYHPDWNSYIFNYGRNEVRSFLISNAIFWLDKFHADGLRVDAVASMIHLDYSRPRGAWEPNELGGNENLEAISFLKKLNETVYALFPDVQTIAEDSTAHFGVSRPTFMGGLGFGMKWMMGWMNDTLEYFKKDPIHRKWYQHDVTFSLVYAYGENYMLPFSHDEVVHGKSPLIYKMPGDEWQKFANLRLMYSYMYTHPGTKLLFMGDEFGQTSEWNYQGELDWHLLKFNPHKGLQDFVKDVNQLYTTTPALYEQQFDMAGFEWITVNDYDNCVLAYLRKGQEPEDTLLIVLNMTPVVREHYMVGIPGDGRWEEVLNSDAPRYYGSGVVNTGILRPVKQVYNGKDYTLTLRLPPLGATILKRI from the coding sequence ATGATCGGAAATATTAATCGTACTTTACAGGTCGTTGAACCCTTTTCCCTATTCTCATCCGGTGATATAACCCTGTTTCAGGCCGGCTCTCACTACCGGCTATACGAAAAGTTTGGCGCGCACCCTGTAGAATATGAAGGGGCACAAGGTACCTATTTTGCAGTGTGGGCTCCGGATGCCGCATTTGTAGCCGTTATGGGCGACTTTAACGGATGGGATCATTACAGTCATACCCTGTTTCCACGTTGGGATAGTTCCGGTATCTGGGAAGGTTTTGTTCCCGGTGTACAACCCGGTTTCCTGTACAAGTATTTTATCCGGTCGCATAATGGGGAAGAGCTGGAAAAAGGCGACCCGTTTGCTTTTTACTGGGAAGTACGCCCCAAAACTGCCGCCATTGTACATGCGCTGGATTACGAATGGGATGATAAAAAATGGATGAGCCACCGCGGCCAGCACAACTCCCTGAAAAGTCCCTATGCTGTTTATGAAGTACACCTCGCTTCCTGGCGCCGCCCGGACCCCCTGAACCCCGAAGCCGTATATTCCTACCAGGAAATCGCTGATATGCTGGTACCTTATGTAAAGGAAATGGGATTTACCCATGTGGAGCTGATGCCGGTGATGGAGCATCCTTTTGATGGTTCCTGGGGATATCAGCTAACCGGCTATTTTGCTGCTACCGCCCGGCATGGTACGCCGCAGGACCTGATGGAAATGATAGAAGCCTTTCACCTGGCAGGTATTGGCGTCATTCTGGACTGGGTACCTTCCCATTTTCCGGGAGATGCCCACGGGTTGTTCCGTTTCGATGGATCACATACGTACGAGTATGCGGATATGCGTAAGGGGTATCATCCTGATTGGAACAGTTATATTTTCAACTATGGCCGCAATGAAGTAAGGTCTTTTTTGATCAGTAATGCTATTTTCTGGTTAGATAAATTTCATGCAGATGGTTTACGGGTAGATGCCGTAGCCTCGATGATTCACCTGGATTATTCCCGGCCGCGCGGTGCATGGGAACCGAATGAGCTGGGTGGTAATGAAAACCTGGAAGCGATCAGTTTTCTCAAAAAACTGAACGAAACGGTATATGCCCTGTTCCCCGATGTACAAACCATTGCAGAAGATTCTACTGCTCATTTCGGTGTGTCCAGACCAACTTTTATGGGCGGACTTGGATTTGGGATGAAGTGGATGATGGGATGGATGAATGATACCCTGGAATATTTCAAAAAAGATCCTATTCACCGGAAATGGTATCAGCATGATGTTACCTTTAGCCTGGTATATGCCTATGGAGAAAATTATATGCTGCCGTTCAGCCATGATGAAGTGGTGCACGGCAAGTCGCCGCTGATCTATAAGATGCCAGGCGATGAATGGCAGAAGTTTGCCAATCTGCGACTGATGTACAGTTATATGTACACACATCCGGGTACGAAGTTGTTGTTTATGGGAGATGAGTTCGGACAGACATCTGAATGGAATTATCAGGGAGAGCTGGATTGGCATCTCCTGAAATTCAATCCCCATAAAGGATTGCAGGATTTTGTGAAAGACGTGAATCAGTTGTATACAACTACGCCGGCATTGTATGAACAGCAGTTTGATATGGCGGGATTTGAATGGATCACGGTGAATGATTATGATAACTGTGTACTGGCATATCTGCGGAAAGGCCAGGAGCCGGAAGATACACTGCTTATTGTATTGAATATGACCCCGGTAGTACGGGAACACTATATGGTAGGTATCCCCGGAGATGGCCGCTGGGAGGAAGTCTTGAACAGTGATGCGCCCCGGTATTACGGAAGTGGTGTGGTCAACACGGGTATATTAAGACCGGTAAAGCAGGTCTATAACGGCAAAGACTATACGCTAACATTGCGGTTGCCGCCATTAGGTGCTACTATTTTAAAACGGATTTAA
- a CDS encoding glycoside hydrolase family 31 protein has translation MQVETSSSKYGAKHYPDNIREWKKEGNYFCFYTTETILEVRVIADKIIRFRYAADGTFQRDFSYATSDTLEEAPITFGIREWEETFEIFTDVLRVFIARDNLRITITDHEGKVINQDEMGYHWQHYLLKGGKIQYCSKLVQEGECFYGLGDKPTDLNLRGKRLENYGTDAYGYQKDTDPLYRNIPFYYGLHHGIGYGIFFDNTFRTIFDFGKEREDACSFWARGGEMNYYFIYGPDLLEVAESYTRITGTPELPPLWALGYHQCRWSYYPDTRVKEVAATFRNRNIPCDVIYLDIDYMDGFRCFTWNKEWFPDPVGLIKELASQGFKVVVIIDPGIKVDPDYAVYQEGIKNNYFCKRADGALMEGDVWPGKCVFPDYTNPEVREWWSSLFKSLAESGVRGVWNDMNEPAVFEMGTFPEDVRHDYDGEEVSHRKAHNIYGHLMSKATAAGMKKYLLPNRSFLITRSCYAGAQRWSSVWTGDNVSNWEHLWLASVQCQRLAVSGISFTGSDIGGFIGEPDGELYTRWIQLAVFHPLMRTHSASNETGFNQEPWSFGPEYEKVVTKFINLRYQLLPYLYSTFWQYASKGTPMLRPLAFVAQHDVATYNCTHEFMFGDSLLISHVSEPGMKEKSIYLPAGNWYYYFNDQVYNGAQTITVPTPLDEMPLFVKAGAVLPQYPVMQYTQQIPVTEMLLHVYYGDQEVKSLLYEDAGDHYGYRNGQYNVIRFKQASSPQQFRLKKKFYVNYETTYQQYRLIVHGLPFQPTAVIIDGKKVALLPENLLADGILSFTAVRNFEEIILVAGE, from the coding sequence ATGCAAGTTGAAACTTCGTCAAGCAAATACGGCGCTAAACACTATCCCGACAATATCCGGGAATGGAAAAAAGAAGGAAATTACTTTTGCTTTTATACAACGGAAACCATCCTGGAAGTACGCGTGATTGCGGATAAAATCATCCGCTTCCGGTATGCAGCCGATGGCACCTTCCAACGGGATTTTTCCTACGCTACCAGCGATACCCTGGAAGAAGCCCCCATCACCTTCGGGATCCGGGAATGGGAAGAAACCTTCGAAATCTTCACCGATGTGTTACGGGTATTCATTGCCCGCGACAACCTGCGCATCACCATCACCGACCACGAAGGCAAAGTGATTAACCAGGATGAAATGGGTTATCACTGGCAACACTACCTGCTGAAAGGAGGCAAGATACAATACTGCAGTAAGCTGGTACAGGAAGGCGAATGTTTTTACGGCCTGGGCGACAAACCCACCGACCTGAATCTCCGCGGCAAACGCCTCGAGAACTACGGTACCGATGCCTACGGCTATCAGAAAGATACCGATCCGCTGTATCGCAACATCCCTTTTTATTACGGCTTGCACCATGGCATTGGCTATGGCATTTTCTTCGATAATACCTTTCGCACCATCTTCGACTTCGGAAAAGAACGGGAAGATGCCTGTAGCTTCTGGGCCCGTGGCGGTGAAATGAATTACTATTTCATCTACGGCCCCGACCTGCTGGAGGTGGCGGAATCCTATACCCGCATCACCGGTACCCCGGAACTGCCTCCTTTGTGGGCACTGGGCTACCACCAATGCCGCTGGAGCTATTACCCGGATACCCGCGTGAAAGAAGTGGCGGCCACCTTCCGGAACCGTAACATCCCCTGCGACGTCATCTATCTGGACATCGACTACATGGACGGCTTCCGCTGCTTTACCTGGAACAAGGAGTGGTTCCCCGATCCGGTAGGCCTTATCAAAGAACTGGCCTCCCAGGGATTCAAAGTCGTGGTGATTATAGATCCAGGTATCAAAGTAGACCCCGACTACGCCGTCTACCAGGAAGGTATCAAAAACAACTACTTCTGCAAACGCGCCGACGGCGCCCTGATGGAAGGCGACGTATGGCCGGGTAAATGTGTATTCCCCGACTATACCAATCCGGAGGTGCGCGAATGGTGGAGCAGCCTGTTTAAAAGTCTGGCCGAATCCGGCGTGCGCGGCGTATGGAACGATATGAATGAACCAGCCGTATTTGAAATGGGGACCTTCCCTGAAGATGTACGCCATGATTATGACGGGGAAGAAGTCAGTCACCGGAAAGCACATAATATATATGGTCACCTGATGAGTAAGGCCACGGCCGCCGGTATGAAAAAATACCTGTTGCCCAACCGGTCCTTCCTCATTACCCGCTCCTGCTATGCCGGGGCACAGCGTTGGTCTTCTGTATGGACCGGCGACAACGTATCCAACTGGGAACATCTCTGGCTGGCCTCCGTACAGTGTCAGCGTTTAGCCGTTTCCGGTATTTCCTTTACCGGCAGCGATATCGGTGGTTTCATCGGAGAACCCGACGGAGAGTTGTATACCCGCTGGATACAGCTGGCTGTTTTTCATCCGTTGATGCGGACCCACTCCGCCAGCAACGAAACCGGCTTTAACCAGGAGCCATGGAGCTTTGGGCCGGAATATGAAAAAGTGGTCACCAAATTTATTAACCTGCGCTACCAGCTGCTGCCCTATTTATATTCCACCTTCTGGCAATATGCCAGCAAGGGTACGCCCATGCTGCGGCCGCTCGCTTTCGTTGCACAACACGATGTTGCCACTTACAATTGTACGCATGAATTTATGTTTGGGGATTCCTTGCTGATCAGTCATGTAAGTGAACCGGGCATGAAAGAAAAAAGCATCTACCTGCCGGCTGGCAACTGGTATTATTACTTTAACGATCAGGTGTACAATGGTGCACAGACGATTACGGTGCCTACCCCACTGGATGAAATGCCGCTCTTTGTAAAGGCAGGCGCGGTGCTGCCCCAATACCCGGTGATGCAGTACACCCAGCAGATACCAGTTACTGAAATGCTCCTGCACGTTTATTACGGCGATCAGGAAGTAAAGAGCCTGTTGTATGAAGATGCTGGTGATCATTATGGCTACCGGAACGGACAGTACAATGTGATCCGGTTTAAACAAGCCTCTTCCCCACAACAGTTCCGGCTGAAAAAGAAGTTTTATGTGAACTATGAAACGACTTACCAGCAATACCGGCTGATTGTTCATGGGTTGCCTTTCCAACCGACGGCGGTAATCATTGATGGTAAAAAGGTAGCGTTGCTTCCGGAGAACCTGTTAGCGGATGGTATCCTTTCGTTTACGGCGGTACGTAATTTTGAAGAAATTATCTTAGTGGCCGGAGAATAG